A DNA window from Coffea arabica cultivar ET-39 chromosome 6c, Coffea Arabica ET-39 HiFi, whole genome shotgun sequence contains the following coding sequences:
- the LOC113692402 gene encoding uncharacterized protein At4g15970-like isoform X2 yields MMGFAGAKRGRKDHEKSPESPPAHHLHHHHLTNQSPKTTSQYSQESFPSQDSSFRQAKIFSSNIHAEGPSSSSSLDSAQPELRRASLSPPTESVPQVQSSPADSEQGNLSFPANQQNEETKLERVLREAAMVNKTVIITTVNSAWMMPNSIFDLFLESFRVGNQTQVLLNHLIVVAFDQEAQNRCLELHSHCYALRTEGVDFSSKVDFMSAEYLKMMWSRIGFLHTVLKKGYSFIFTDADIVWFRDPFQQFYEDADFQIACDQFRYNSTDLNNSPNAGFTYAKSSNATIQFYKFWYDSKDTYPWSHDQHVLNKIKFDPFIDKIGLKIKFLDTTYFGGFCEQSKDLDVVFTMHANCCTSLDSKIHDLNMVIDDWKRYMTLPRNQTKPNSWTMPRYCGNDT; encoded by the exons ATGATGGGTTTTGCAGGTGCAAAGAGAGGTAGAAAAGATCACGAGAAGTCGCCAGAATCACCCCCTGCCCACcatctccaccaccaccaccttacGAATCAGTCTCCTAAAA CCACTTCTCAATACTCCCAAGAGTCTTTTCCATCTCAAGATTCTAGTTTCAGACAGGCAAAAATATTCTCCTCAAATATACATGCAGAAGGgccttcatcttcttcatctcttGACAGTGCTCAGCCTGAACTCAGGAGGGCAAGTTTATCTCCTCCAACCGAATCTGTGCCACAAGTTCAGTCTTCTCCAGCTGACTCTGAACAAGGGAACCTATCATTCCCA GCTAACCAACAAAATGAAGAAACCAAGTTGGAGAGAGTACTAAGAGAGGCTGCCATGGTCAACAAAACTGTCATCATAACAACAGTAAATTCAGCATGGATGATGCCTAATTCAATCTTCGACCTCTTTCTTGAGAGCTTTAGGGTTGGGAATCAAACACAAGTCCTACTGAATCATTTAATAGTAGTAGCATTTGACCAAGAGGCTCAGAATCGTTGCTTGGAGTTGCATTCTCATTGCTATGCACTAAGAACTGAAGGGGTCGATTTCTCCAGCaaggtggattttatgagcgcAGAGTATTTGAAGATGATGTGGAGCAGGATTGGTTTCCTTCATACTGTCCTTAAGAAGGGGTACAGTTTCATTTTCACG gATGCTGATATAGTGTGGTTTCGAGATCCATTTCAACAATTTTATGAGGATGCAGATTTCCAAATTGCATGTGATCAATTTCGTTACAACTCGACTGACTTGAACAACTCACCAAATGCAGGTTTTACCTATGCTAAATCAAGCAACGCTACAATCCAATTTTACAAGTTTTGGTACGACTCAAAAGATACTTATCCATGGAGCCATGATCAACATGTGCTTAATAAGatcaaatttgatccatttATTGACAAGATTGGGCTGAAGATCAAATTCTTGGACACAACTTACTTTGGAGGATTTTGTGAGCAAAGTAAGGATCTTGATGTTGTTTTCACAATGCATGCAAATTGTTGTACTAGTCTAGACAGTAAAATTCATGACCTTAATATGGTGATTGATGACTGGAAAAGATACATGACATTGCCAAGGAATCAAACAAAACCAAACTCTTGGACAATGCCTCGATATTGTGGAAACGACACTTGA
- the LOC113692402 gene encoding uncharacterized protein At4g15970-like isoform X1, which translates to MMGFAGAKRGRKDHEKSPESPPAHHLHHHHLTNQSPKSIIWIFLLVIAVDLSCLLLYHSAYQNYLFLATSQYSQESFPSQDSSFRQAKIFSSNIHAEGPSSSSSLDSAQPELRRASLSPPTESVPQVQSSPADSEQGNLSFPANQQNEETKLERVLREAAMVNKTVIITTVNSAWMMPNSIFDLFLESFRVGNQTQVLLNHLIVVAFDQEAQNRCLELHSHCYALRTEGVDFSSKVDFMSAEYLKMMWSRIGFLHTVLKKGYSFIFTDADIVWFRDPFQQFYEDADFQIACDQFRYNSTDLNNSPNAGFTYAKSSNATIQFYKFWYDSKDTYPWSHDQHVLNKIKFDPFIDKIGLKIKFLDTTYFGGFCEQSKDLDVVFTMHANCCTSLDSKIHDLNMVIDDWKRYMTLPRNQTKPNSWTMPRYCGNDT; encoded by the exons ATGATGGGTTTTGCAGGTGCAAAGAGAGGTAGAAAAGATCACGAGAAGTCGCCAGAATCACCCCCTGCCCACcatctccaccaccaccaccttacGAATCAGTCTCCTAAAAGTATCATTTGGATATTTCTTTTAGTCATTGCAGTTGATCTATCATGTCTTCTCCTTTATCACTCAGCTTACCAGAATTATCTTTTTTTAGCCACTTCTCAATACTCCCAAGAGTCTTTTCCATCTCAAGATTCTAGTTTCAGACAGGCAAAAATATTCTCCTCAAATATACATGCAGAAGGgccttcatcttcttcatctcttGACAGTGCTCAGCCTGAACTCAGGAGGGCAAGTTTATCTCCTCCAACCGAATCTGTGCCACAAGTTCAGTCTTCTCCAGCTGACTCTGAACAAGGGAACCTATCATTCCCA GCTAACCAACAAAATGAAGAAACCAAGTTGGAGAGAGTACTAAGAGAGGCTGCCATGGTCAACAAAACTGTCATCATAACAACAGTAAATTCAGCATGGATGATGCCTAATTCAATCTTCGACCTCTTTCTTGAGAGCTTTAGGGTTGGGAATCAAACACAAGTCCTACTGAATCATTTAATAGTAGTAGCATTTGACCAAGAGGCTCAGAATCGTTGCTTGGAGTTGCATTCTCATTGCTATGCACTAAGAACTGAAGGGGTCGATTTCTCCAGCaaggtggattttatgagcgcAGAGTATTTGAAGATGATGTGGAGCAGGATTGGTTTCCTTCATACTGTCCTTAAGAAGGGGTACAGTTTCATTTTCACG gATGCTGATATAGTGTGGTTTCGAGATCCATTTCAACAATTTTATGAGGATGCAGATTTCCAAATTGCATGTGATCAATTTCGTTACAACTCGACTGACTTGAACAACTCACCAAATGCAGGTTTTACCTATGCTAAATCAAGCAACGCTACAATCCAATTTTACAAGTTTTGGTACGACTCAAAAGATACTTATCCATGGAGCCATGATCAACATGTGCTTAATAAGatcaaatttgatccatttATTGACAAGATTGGGCTGAAGATCAAATTCTTGGACACAACTTACTTTGGAGGATTTTGTGAGCAAAGTAAGGATCTTGATGTTGTTTTCACAATGCATGCAAATTGTTGTACTAGTCTAGACAGTAAAATTCATGACCTTAATATGGTGATTGATGACTGGAAAAGATACATGACATTGCCAAGGAATCAAACAAAACCAAACTCTTGGACAATGCCTCGATATTGTGGAAACGACACTTGA
- the LOC113693432 gene encoding uncharacterized protein At4g15970-like yields MMDLEGGQTSKRDDEKPMEGLSRHLHHSLNLNKVIIWMTALVIAADVFIVLYRSGYPNSPSLPTSRDSKEYSFASQSFSFGQAKNVSSSSSTTSGDHSCSANRSSPNPQVDKDSEKTKLERVLCKAATVDKTVIFTAANAAWTSPGSLIDLFLEGFRIGDQTISLLNHLVIVAMDQKAYSRCLEVHQHCYALTTEGVNFSGEAHFMSEQYLKMMWRRLDFMRTILELGYNFIFTDSDILWLRNPFPRFYEDADFQIASDEYRFNSTDPNNKSNAGFIYVRSNNKTLQFYNFWYWSKDTYPGKNEQDVFNRLKKNPFISEIGLKMRFLDTEYFSGFCQPSKDLNVVCTMHANCCYGIRNKIHDLQRVIDDWRDYRESPRNSTNPYPWAFAKKYCA; encoded by the exons ATGATGGATTTAGAAGGTGGACAAACAAGCAAAAGAGATGATGAGAAGCCAATGGAGGGACTGAGCCGCCACCTCCACCACTCCCTGAATCTTAACAAAGTTATCATTTGGATGACTGCGTTAGTCATTGCAGCTGATGTATTTATCGTTCTATACCGCTCAGGTTACCCTAATTCTCCCTCATTGCCCACTTCTCGAGACTCCAAAGAGTACTCTTTTGCATCCCAATCTTTCAGTTTTGGACAAGCAAAAAATGTTTCCTCCTCTTCATCTACTACCTCTGGTGATCACTCCTGCAGTGCAAATCGATCTTCACCAAATCCCCAG GTTGACAAAGACAGTGAAAAAACCAAGTTGGAGAGAGTATTATGCAAGGCAGCCACAGTGGACAAAACTGTTATCTTCACAGCAGCAAATGCAGCATGGACATCTCCAGGTTCTTTGATAGATCTCTTCCTTGAGGGATTTAGAATTGGCGACCAGACCATATCCCTTCTGAATCATTTGGTAATTGTGGCCATGGACCAAAAGGCATACTCTCGTTGCTTGGAGGTGCACCAACATTGTTATGCACTTACTACAGAAGGGGTAAACTTTTCCGGTGAGGCCCATTTCATGAGCGAACAGTACTTGAAGATGATGTGGAGAAGACTTGATTTTATGCGAACCATTCTTGAGCTAGGATACAACTTCATTTTCACG GATTCTGATATACTTTGGTTGCGAAATCCATTTCCACGATTTTATGAGGATGCAGATTTCCAAATTGCTAGTGACGAATATAGATTCAACTCTACCGACCCAAATAACAAATCCAACGCAGGTTTCATATATGTAAGGTCAAACAACAAAACTCTCCAGTTTTACAACTTCTGGTACTGGTCAAAAGATACATATCCTGGTAAGAATGAGCAAGATGTGTTCAACAGgctaaaaaaaaatccttttatcAGTGAGATTGGATTAAAGATGAGGTTCTTGGACACAGAGTACTTTAGTGGATTTTGTCAGCCAAGTAAGGATCTGAATGTAGTTTGCACAATGCATGCAAATTGCTGTTATGGTATACGTAACAAAATCCATGACCTTCAGAGGGTGATTGATGACTGGAGAGACTACAGGGAATCCCCAAGAAACAGTACAAACCCATACCCTTGGGCTTTTGCCAAAAAGTACTGTGcataa